A part of Plasmodium coatneyi strain Hackeri chromosome 8, complete sequence genomic DNA contains:
- a CDS encoding ATP-dependent RNA helicase — protein MSYRTNCATPNVMNNSSENNLNKIDDITNAPFDENWKKRILEPLKDHRYRTEDVTKTKGNEFEDYFLKRELLMGIFEKGYERPSPIQEESIPVALAGKNILARAKNGTGKTAAFAIPLLEKCNTHKNFIQGLILVPTRELALQTSAMIKELGKHMKIQCMVTTGGTSLREDIMRLYNVVHILCGTPGRILDLANKDVANLSGCHIMVMDEADKLLSPEFQPIVEELMKFLPKEKQILMYSATFPVTVKEFRQIYLSDAHEINLMDELTLKGITQYYAFVKERQKVHCLNTLFAKLQINQAIIFCNSITRVELLAKKITELGYSSFYIHARMSQTHRNRVFHDFRNGACRCLVSSDLFTRGIDIQSVNVVINFDFPKNSETYLHRIGRSGRYGHLGLAINLITYDDRFNLYKIELELGTEIQPIPNEIDPSLYT, from the exons ATGAGCTACAGAACCAACTGCGCCACGCCAAACGTTATGAATAATTcaagtgaaaataatttaaacaAAATAGACGATATCACAAATGCTCCTTTTGACGAAAACTGGAAGAAGAGAATTCTGGAGCCACTCAAAGACCACCGATACAGAACAGAAGATGTGACGAAAACCAAGGGCAATGAATTCgaagattattttttaaaaagggagctTCTTATGGGCATATTTGAGAAAGGCTATGAGAGGCCATCCCCCATTCAAGAGGAAAGTATCCCCGTGGCGCTTGCCGGCAAGAATATTCTGGCGCGGGCCAAAAATGGAACAGGGAAAACGGCGGCCTTTGCAATTCCTCTTCTGGAGAAGTGCAACACTCACAAGAATTTCATCCAAG GACTGATCCTCGTGCCGACCAGAGAACTCGCCCTGCAGACCTCAGCCATGATCAAGGAACTCGGGAAGCACATGAAGATCCAGTGCATGGTCACCACAGGAGGAACGTCGCTCAGAGAAGACATTATGCGACTCTACAACGTCGTGCACATTCTATGTGGAACACCAGGAAGAATTCTCGATCTCGCAAACAAAGATGTAGCCAACCTATCAGGATGTCACATAATGGTCATGGATGAAGCAGATAAATTATTATCTCCAGAGTTCCAACCGATCGTTGAAGAATTAATGAAATTCTTGCccaaggaaaaacaaatattaATGTACTCGGCTACTTTCCCCGTGACGGTAAAGGAGTTTAGACAGATCTACCTCTCAGATGCTCACGAAATAAACCTTATGGACGAACTAACCTTGAAAGGAATTACCCAGTACTATGCCTTTGTAAAGGAAAGACAAAAGGTACATTGTCTGAATACACTTTTTGCCAAGCTTCAAATAAATCAAGCCATTATCTTCTGCAATAGCATAACTAGAGTAGAGTTACTAGCCAAGAAAATCACAGAATTAGGTTACAGCTCTTTCTACATACATGCAAGAATGTCGCAAACTCATCGAAATCGAGTATTTCATGATTTTAGAAATGGAGCTTGTAGATGCTTAGTTTCCTCCGACTTATTTACAAGAGGTATAGATATACAGTCTGTTAATGTGGTTATAAATTTtgattttccaaaaaattcGGAGACGTACCTTCATAGAATTGGTCGATCTGGCAGGTATGGCCATCTGGGGTTAGCCATCAACTTGATTACCTATGACGACCGTTTCAATTTGTACAAAATCGAGTTGGAGCTCGGTACGGAGATTCAGCCCATTCCGAACGAAATAGACCCCTCCCTCTACACGTAA
- a CDS encoding Histone H2A has protein sequence MEVPGKVIGGKVGGKVGGKVLGLGKGGKGKTGSGKTKKAPLSRASRAGLQFPVGRVHRMLKTRISSDGRVGSTAAVYAAAILEYLTAEVLELAGNATKDLKVKRITPRHLQLAIRGDEELDTLIKATIAGGGVIPHIHKALMNKVPVPPTQAKKPKKN, from the exons ATGGAAGTTCCAGGAAAAGTTATTGGTGGCAAAGTTGGAGGAAAAGTGGGAGGTAAAGTCCTTGGTcttggaaaaggaggaaagggaaaaacag GTTCTGGTAAAACCAAGAAGGCACCACTGTCCCGAGCATCGCGAGCAGGTTTACAATTCCCAGTAGGAAGAGTCCACAGAATGCTAAAAACGAGAATTTCTTCGGACGGAAGAGTTGGATCAACTGCAGCTGTTTACGCAGCGGCAATTTTGGAGTACCTCACTGCCGAAGTTTTAGAATTGGCAGGAAATGCAACCAAGGATTTGAAAGTGAAGAGAATTACGCCCAGACATTTGCAGCTAGCCATTCgag gTGACGAAGAGTTGGATACACTTATAAAGGCAACTATTGCTGGAGGTGGTGTCATTCCACACATCCACAAGGCCTTGATGAACAAAGTGCCAGTGCCACCCACCCAGGCCAAGAAGCCAAAGAAAAACTAG